One genomic segment of Anaerobiospirillum thomasii includes these proteins:
- the folD gene encoding bifunctional methylenetetrahydrofolate dehydrogenase/methenyltetrahydrofolate cyclohydrolase FolD, with protein sequence MSANIIDGKEIAKNLRAELAHQVAAFTDSGFRKPGLAVILVGDNAASQVYVRNKKKACEDVGINTIAYDLPATTTQNELEALIDKCNADEAIDGILVQFPLPEGLDETRVIEKIVPSKDVDGFHPYNVGRLTQRIPTLRACTPKGIMTMLKTVRDDLKGVNALVVGASNIVGRPMALELLLAGATVTVTHKFTKDLESFVRKADLVVVAVGKPRFLNGQWIKDGAIVIDVGINRLEDGSLCGDVDYDEAAKHASYITPVPGGVGPMTVATLMENTVQAYKDHIGQK encoded by the coding sequence ATGAGCGCAAACATTATAGATGGTAAGGAAATTGCAAAAAATCTCAGGGCTGAGCTTGCCCATCAGGTTGCTGCTTTTACTGACAGTGGTTTTAGAAAACCTGGCCTTGCAGTTATTTTAGTAGGCGACAATGCAGCCTCTCAGGTCTATGTGCGCAACAAGAAAAAAGCCTGTGAAGATGTGGGCATCAATACCATAGCCTATGATCTGCCAGCTACAACAACACAAAATGAGCTTGAGGCTCTTATTGACAAGTGCAATGCAGATGAGGCCATTGACGGTATTTTAGTGCAGTTTCCGCTGCCAGAGGGTCTTGATGAGACCAGAGTTATTGAAAAGATTGTACCGTCAAAGGATGTTGATGGCTTCCACCCTTACAATGTTGGCCGTCTGACTCAGAGAATTCCAACCTTAAGAGCCTGTACCCCAAAGGGTATTATGACTATGCTCAAAACTGTCAGAGATGATTTAAAGGGTGTCAATGCTTTAGTGGTAGGAGCCTCAAATATTGTAGGCCGTCCTATGGCTCTTGAGCTTTTGCTTGCAGGTGCCACTGTTACTGTAACCCATAAATTCACCAAGGATCTTGAGTCTTTTGTCCGTAAGGCCGATCTTGTAGTTGTAGCTGTGGGCAAGCCTCGCTTTTTAAACGGGCAGTGGATCAAAGATGGTGCCATTGTTATTGATGTTGGTATCAACCGTCTTGAAGATGGTTCTTTATGCGGCGATGTTGACTATGATGAGGCTGCAAAGCATGCCTCCTATATTACCCCTGTGCCAGGTGGTGTAGGTCCTATGACTGTGGCAACTTTAATGGAAAATACAGTACAGGCCTATAAAGATCATATAGGTCAGAAATAG
- the fabV gene encoding enoyl-ACP reductase FabV, protein MIIEPKVRGFICTTTHPEGCRANVANQIAYVKEHGKIENGPKKVLVIGASTGYGLASRISAAFGSGAATLGVFFSKCGSPKKPGHAGWYNTAAFTEFATKEGLYAKNINADAFSDECRAKAIEMIKQDLGKIDMVVYSLASPVRKMPDTGEVVRSSLKTIGKDFTSTAIDTNRDCIIEATVETATDEEIANTVKVMGGQDWELWMKALKDADVLENNCKTVAYSYIGTEITWPIYWHGALGKAKEDLDRAAKANRELLASLGGDARVAVLKSVVTQASSAIPVMPLYISMCFKVMREQGIDESVIAHIYRMFKDALYGNAAEVDDNGRIRMDSWELRPSVQDKCKELWPQVTTENLKELTDYEQYKKEFLQLFGFEVEGVDYSADVDPDVKFDCVDMID, encoded by the coding sequence ATGATTATTGAACCTAAAGTGCGTGGTTTTATCTGTACAACTACACATCCAGAAGGCTGCAGAGCCAATGTTGCCAATCAGATTGCCTATGTCAAAGAGCATGGCAAGATTGAAAACGGTCCTAAGAAGGTACTGGTTATAGGTGCCTCAACAGGTTACGGTCTGGCCTCAAGAATCAGTGCCGCCTTTGGCTCAGGCGCTGCCACCTTAGGTGTATTTTTCTCCAAGTGCGGCTCTCCTAAAAAACCAGGTCATGCAGGCTGGTACAATACAGCAGCTTTTACCGAGTTTGCCACCAAGGAAGGTCTGTACGCCAAAAATATCAATGCCGACGCATTTTCAGATGAGTGCCGTGCCAAGGCCATTGAGATGATAAAACAGGATTTAGGCAAGATTGACATGGTGGTCTACTCACTTGCAAGCCCTGTGCGCAAAATGCCAGATACAGGTGAGGTAGTACGCTCATCATTAAAGACCATAGGCAAGGATTTTACCTCAACTGCCATTGATACCAACCGCGACTGCATTATTGAGGCTACTGTAGAGACAGCAACCGATGAAGAGATTGCAAATACTGTAAAGGTTATGGGCGGTCAGGACTGGGAGCTGTGGATGAAGGCTCTAAAGGATGCCGATGTTCTTGAGAACAACTGCAAGACTGTAGCCTATAGCTATATTGGTACTGAAATCACCTGGCCTATCTACTGGCACGGTGCTCTTGGCAAGGCCAAAGAGGATCTTGACAGAGCAGCTAAGGCCAACCGTGAGCTTTTAGCTTCACTTGGCGGCGATGCCCGTGTTGCTGTCTTAAAGTCAGTGGTAACTCAGGCCTCATCAGCCATTCCTGTAATGCCTCTTTATATCTCCATGTGCTTTAAGGTAATGCGTGAGCAGGGTATTGATGAGAGCGTTATTGCCCATATCTACAGAATGTTCAAAGATGCTCTTTACGGCAATGCTGCTGAAGTTGATGACAATGGCCGTATCCGTATGGACAGCTGGGAGCTGCGTCCTAGCGTACAGGATAAGTGCAAGGAGCTGTGGCCACAGGTTACAACCGAGAACTTAAAAGAGCTTACTGACTATGAGCAGTATAAAAAAGAATTTCTGCAGCTCTTTGGCTTTGAGGTTGAAGGTGTTGACTACAGCGCCGATGTCGATCCTGATGTCAAATTTGACTGTGTGGATATGATTGATTAG
- the dacB gene encoding D-alanyl-D-alanine carboxypeptidase/D-alanyl-D-alanine endopeptidase, with the protein MNKTLRALLAPLCLVFAVGSANAIALSDKPVAGSSIAVAYTLPGSKTIYGYNNETYFHPASTQKVITALAAVLYLGHDFTLTTKLLVQKKAIDANSNSLLIDKDGVLHSDVIIKFTGDPTLTTQKYRQMLAFLRDTGVKGINGRVLLDISRFSGKSRGNGWSWDDLPVCFTAPSASIVLNRNCTYAELATDGVGSRATPVIPAGIPIRITSDVVAVSNRDYGGDCELEANLFIDNNYHLTGCLPADNNGRPYPISLAIADPVRWGLDWTVKILNDLDIKVTGGIEAVMTPSDDVQAIYQIKSAPMRDLVKYMLQKSNNLYADTIAKNIAAEYYNLPATYYRADRAMRSILKQYADIDLGNAYIVDGSGLSPHNLLSANNLLEVLSYIQKHNKNLGFMELLPVSGQSGTLQWRASTSQEPLKGNVIAKTGTLQNVYNLAGFVKTKSGATVPFVIFANSISYDERTRDRVKYRIMPSPHYGYERYLLEKIYNEQPIERAPQ; encoded by the coding sequence TTGAATAAAACACTAAGGGCTCTTTTAGCCCCTTTATGCCTTGTATTTGCAGTAGGCTCTGCCAATGCCATAGCCCTAAGTGACAAACCTGTTGCAGGCTCATCTATTGCAGTGGCCTATACCCTGCCAGGCAGTAAAACCATTTATGGTTATAACAATGAAACTTATTTTCATCCAGCCTCAACACAAAAGGTGATAACAGCTTTAGCTGCTGTTTTATATCTGGGGCATGACTTTACTTTAACCACCAAGCTTCTGGTGCAGAAAAAAGCTATAGATGCCAATAGCAACTCTCTGCTTATTGATAAAGATGGAGTTTTACACTCGGATGTCATCATCAAGTTTACAGGAGATCCTACTCTTACCACACAAAAATACCGTCAGATGTTAGCCTTTTTGCGCGACACAGGGGTTAAAGGTATAAATGGCCGTGTGCTTTTGGATATATCGCGCTTTTCAGGCAAGTCACGCGGCAACGGCTGGTCCTGGGATGATCTGCCTGTATGTTTTACAGCCCCGTCAGCCTCAATTGTGCTTAACCGCAACTGCACCTATGCCGAACTTGCCACAGACGGTGTAGGCTCACGCGCCACTCCTGTCATTCCTGCTGGTATTCCTATACGTATCACCTCAGATGTGGTGGCTGTGAGCAACAGAGATTATGGCGGTGACTGTGAGCTTGAGGCCAATCTTTTTATTGACAACAATTATCATTTGACAGGCTGTCTGCCAGCTGACAATAATGGCAGACCTTATCCTATATCTTTGGCCATTGCCGATCCTGTGCGCTGGGGTTTAGACTGGACGGTTAAGATTTTAAACGATCTTGATATCAAGGTTACAGGCGGTATTGAGGCTGTCATGACCCCAAGTGATGATGTGCAGGCTATCTATCAGATAAAATCAGCTCCTATGCGCGATCTGGTCAAATACATGCTGCAAAAGTCCAACAATCTTTATGCCGATACTATAGCTAAAAATATTGCAGCTGAGTACTACAATCTGCCTGCCACCTATTACAGAGCTGACAGAGCCATGCGTTCTATTTTAAAGCAGTATGCCGACATCGATCTTGGCAATGCCTACATTGTAGACGGATCAGGCCTCTCTCCGCACAATCTGCTCTCGGCCAACAATCTTTTAGAGGTTTTAAGCTATATTCAAAAGCATAACAAGAATTTAGGATTCATGGAGCTTTTACCTGTATCAGGACAGTCAGGTACTCTGCAGTGGCGAGCCTCAACCTCACAGGAACCACTTAAGGGCAATGTCATAGCCAAAACCGGTACACTGCAGAATGTTTATAATCTAGCAGGCTTTGTTAAAACCAAAAGCGGAGCTACTGTACCTTTTGTTATTTTTGCCAATTCCATATCCTATGATGAAAGAACAAGAGACAGAGTTAAATACCGCATTATGCCTTCTCCGCATTATGGCTATGAGCGCTATCTTTTAGAGAAGATCTACAACGAACAGCCTATAGAGCGCGCACCGCAGTAA
- a CDS encoding pyridoxal phosphate-dependent aminotransferase, which produces MKLFEKSHKLDNVCYDIRGKIHQEACRMEDEGVRILKLNIGNMATFGFQAPEEVIRDVIRNIPNSQGYCESNGIFSARKAIAQYYQQKGLKTVDVEDVFIGNGVSELITLSMNALLNNGDEVLVPAPDYPLWTAGVSLAGGRPIHYMCDEQASWFPDLDDIKKKITKRTRALVIINPNNPTGAVYSTELLQEIIAIAREHELIIFADEIYDKILYDDVAHRSICTLCDDVPIITFNGLSKVYRACGFRQGWMMITGPKAALKGYIDGIKIMMAMRLCANVPLQYAIQTALGGYQSINELIVPGGRLHTQRELLYERLNAIDGVSVVKPLGALYMFPKLDIKKFNIKDDQKLCLDLLRQEKLLLVQGTGFNWGAPDHLRFVFLPDVDVLNDACDRFERFLKHYHQ; this is translated from the coding sequence ATGAAATTATTTGAAAAATCACACAAGCTTGATAATGTCTGCTATGACATAAGAGGCAAGATCCATCAGGAAGCATGCCGCATGGAAGATGAGGGTGTGCGTATTTTAAAGCTCAATATAGGCAATATGGCAACCTTTGGCTTTCAGGCGCCTGAAGAGGTGATACGTGACGTTATAAGAAATATACCAAACTCACAGGGCTACTGTGAGTCAAACGGTATATTCTCAGCCCGTAAGGCTATTGCACAGTACTATCAGCAAAAAGGCCTTAAGACTGTGGATGTTGAAGATGTCTTTATAGGCAATGGCGTATCTGAGCTTATAACCTTGTCCATGAATGCTCTTTTAAACAATGGCGATGAGGTTTTAGTCCCTGCCCCTGATTATCCTTTATGGACAGCAGGTGTGTCATTAGCCGGCGGCCGTCCTATTCACTATATGTGTGATGAGCAGGCCTCATGGTTTCCTGATCTTGATGATATTAAAAAGAAAATCACCAAAAGAACCAGAGCTCTGGTGATTATCAATCCAAACAATCCTACAGGTGCTGTATACTCAACAGAGCTTTTACAGGAGATTATAGCCATAGCCCGCGAGCATGAGCTTATTATCTTTGCCGATGAAATCTATGACAAGATTTTATATGATGATGTGGCCCACAGAAGTATATGCACCTTGTGTGATGATGTGCCTATCATTACCTTCAACGGTCTGTCCAAAGTATACAGAGCCTGCGGTTTCCGTCAGGGCTGGATGATGATAACAGGTCCAAAGGCAGCACTTAAGGGCTATATTGACGGCATCAAGATTATGATGGCCATGCGTCTTTGTGCCAATGTTCCGTTGCAGTATGCCATTCAGACTGCACTTGGCGGCTATCAGAGTATCAATGAGCTTATAGTGCCAGGCGGCAGACTGCATACACAAAGAGAGCTTTTATATGAAAGACTCAATGCCATTGACGGCGTGTCTGTGGTCAAGCCTTTAGGTGCACTGTATATGTTCCCTAAACTTGATATTAAAAAATTCAATATAAAGGATGATCAGAAACTCTGTCTTGATCTGCTGCGCCAGGAAAAACTGCTGCTGGTGCAGGGTACTGGCTTTAACTGGGGAGCACCTGATCATCTGCGTTTTGTATTTTTACCAGATGTAGATGTTCTAAATGATGCCTGCGATCGCTTTGAGCGTTTTTTAAAGCATTATCATCAGTAA
- a CDS encoding DUF4357 domain-containing protein, producing the protein MSDSEVLFVTDKDGRKTHALVPIDTYNALMQLKGLLRHTATLSDNELYTYQVKNVTARGYPQGQRHKPRFVVTKDSQVTLYCANTLPQYIVDLKDKLIDNGIIILDPVHNCFVFTKDYEFESVSRAASLIAGTLRPGLDVFVNREGFSLKDSGYGHKAKKSKTGK; encoded by the coding sequence ATGAGCGACAGCGAAGTATTGTTTGTGACAGACAAGGATGGCAGAAAGACTCACGCCCTTGTCCCTATAGACACGTATAATGCCCTCATGCAGCTAAAGGGTCTATTAAGACATACAGCCACGCTCTCTGACAATGAGCTTTATACCTATCAGGTAAAGAATGTAACAGCAAGGGGCTATCCACAGGGTCAAAGGCATAAACCACGTTTTGTTGTAACCAAGGATTCACAGGTTACACTCTATTGTGCCAATACTCTGCCTCAGTATATTGTTGATCTTAAAGATAAGCTTATTGATAATGGTATAATTATTTTAGATCCAGTTCACAACTGCTTTGTCTTTACCAAAGATTACGAATTTGAAAGTGTCTCACGTGCCGCCTCTTTAATAGCAGGCACACTGCGTCCAGGACTTGATGTTTTTGTCAACAGAGAGGGCTTTAGCCTCAAGGACTCAGGCTACGGACACAAAGCTAAAAAAAGCAAAACAGGAAAATAA
- a CDS encoding RsmB/NOP family class I SAM-dependent RNA methyltransferase has translation MNNNAPKPSFKKKIFNKFLKKDGSSKFAKEPFNHKSRPRRSDEGEFKERRAQIFSKDGVRDFSAKNARYGRDFKRHEGPDLNIDYLNLEDGQKRIGFSPFQIRLVQSILNAVFVEGKTLDKAYSIFFAKVKLESVEQGFIIKQINAMFSHLSYYAYVAGLKRPSDFSRHVNRLIVVYCMVKKFSVPNLDCEGFDRSGVIKRINEANEDTLLSQGCPIWLEELASKELKELWAAERACLALEPKRFIRANTLKTTRENLAKELSLEGVVTRPVKDSPIALEVTSNSALFRTKSFKNGLFEQQDAGSQLIAPFLELEPGLRVVDTCAGAGGKTLHIAALMQGKGSIIALDTQEWKLSELKKRARRAGAFNIEPRHISSSKIIKRLYEHADRVLIDAPCSGTGVLRRTVDSKWRDSRASLIELRQIQKDILERYSKIAKVGGIIVYATCSILPSENQKQIEAFCNEHKDSFEFIEDKVVLPSSGFDGFYMAKLKRIA, from the coding sequence ATGAATAATAATGCGCCAAAACCTTCTTTTAAGAAAAAGATCTTTAATAAATTTTTAAAAAAAGATGGCAGCTCAAAGTTTGCAAAAGAGCCGTTCAATCACAAATCGCGCCCTCGCCGCTCAGATGAGGGTGAGTTTAAAGAGCGCAGAGCTCAGATCTTCTCAAAAGATGGTGTAAGAGATTTTTCTGCAAAGAATGCAAGATATGGCCGTGACTTTAAAAGACATGAGGGTCCTGATCTTAACATTGACTATTTAAATCTTGAAGATGGACAAAAGCGCATTGGCTTTTCACCATTTCAGATCCGTCTGGTGCAGAGTATTTTAAATGCAGTTTTTGTTGAGGGAAAAACCCTTGATAAGGCCTATTCCATATTCTTTGCCAAGGTCAAGCTTGAGAGTGTAGAGCAGGGCTTTATCATCAAGCAGATAAATGCCATGTTCTCGCATTTATCCTATTATGCCTATGTGGCAGGACTTAAAAGACCGTCTGATTTTTCACGTCATGTCAACCGTCTTATAGTTGTCTACTGCATGGTCAAGAAGTTCTCGGTGCCAAATCTTGACTGTGAGGGTTTTGACCGCTCAGGTGTAATAAAGCGCATTAATGAGGCCAATGAGGATACACTGCTCTCTCAGGGCTGCCCTATCTGGCTTGAGGAGCTGGCTTCAAAGGAGCTCAAGGAGCTCTGGGCTGCAGAGCGTGCCTGTCTTGCTCTTGAGCCAAAGCGTTTTATAAGAGCCAATACTCTAAAAACCACCCGTGAAAATCTGGCCAAAGAGCTGTCTTTGGAGGGTGTGGTGACACGTCCTGTCAAAGACTCGCCAATTGCGCTTGAGGTTACATCAAATTCAGCTTTATTTAGAACCAAAAGCTTTAAAAATGGTTTATTTGAGCAGCAGGATGCAGGATCACAGCTTATAGCTCCATTTTTGGAGCTTGAGCCTGGCCTTAGAGTGGTAGACACCTGCGCCGGAGCCGGCGGCAAAACCCTGCATATAGCAGCTCTGATGCAGGGCAAAGGCTCTATTATTGCCCTTGATACTCAAGAGTGGAAGCTAAGCGAGCTTAAAAAGAGAGCAAGACGCGCCGGGGCCTTTAATATTGAGCCGCGTCATATCAGCTCAAGCAAGATTATAAAAAGACTGTATGAGCATGCTGATCGTGTGCTTATTGACGCCCCATGTTCAGGTACAGGTGTGCTGCGCCGTACTGTAGATTCAAAATGGCGCGACAGCAGAGCCTCTTTAATTGAATTAAGACAGATTCAAAAGGATATTTTGGAGCGCTACAGCAAAATTGCCAAAGTGGGCGGTATCATTGTCTATGCCACCTGCTCTATTCTGCCATCTGAAAATCAAAAGCAGATAGAAGCATTTTGCAATGAGCATAAAGACAGCTTTGAGTTTATAGAAGACAAGGTAGTGCTGCCAAGCAGTGGCTTTGATGGCTTTTATATGGCAAAGCTCAAGCGCATTGCCTGA
- a CDS encoding MFS transporter, producing MFNTPGSRRKGSVVTYILLCLCITFAGSLIVPVLSFYMTVQLHYSAFEISSIFVILPIISIFVVQGAARLSDGIIARPLIISIACLFGIASPLFLSSQPEFILFCTLGFVLLSIYPVAYPQIFASAREYALKYMTTSVMYTTFLRSLASLSWSVGPPIAYFIATDFSFNALFYTCSAMYLIAMLSAFFFLPHITFDGPVIEHHKSSGSFYKNRQVILLFIAIALLFTAFSSYIVTMPLYLTQELKTDEHLPGMILGLAAFIEIPLMFLAARMVRRLGLKFLVIAGSYCLVIFLGAMCLCSSLTQLLLIQIFSATFIALVSNLGMIFFQELLVKIPGQATSVYINACTTGQIIGGALISLSSLYSYKSIYLTGALISLAACVLLHFVKKQEHIH from the coding sequence ATGTTTAATACCCCAGGATCCAGACGTAAAGGCTCTGTTGTCACCTATATACTTTTGTGTCTGTGCATTACCTTTGCCGGATCGCTTATAGTACCGGTGCTGTCATTTTATATGACGGTGCAGTTACACTACAGTGCCTTTGAGATTTCATCAATCTTTGTTATTCTGCCTATTATCTCTATTTTTGTGGTACAGGGGGCGGCAAGACTCTCTGATGGCATCATAGCAAGGCCTCTTATTATTTCCATTGCCTGCCTCTTTGGCATTGCAAGTCCTTTGTTTCTATCCTCACAGCCTGAGTTTATCCTGTTTTGCACCTTAGGCTTTGTGCTTTTATCCATCTATCCTGTAGCCTATCCGCAGATTTTTGCTTCAGCGCGCGAATATGCCTTAAAGTACATGACCACATCTGTAATGTACACCACCTTTCTGCGTTCTTTAGCCTCCCTCTCCTGGTCAGTAGGTCCGCCTATTGCCTATTTTATAGCCACAGATTTTAGCTTTAATGCCCTGTTTTATACCTGCTCTGCCATGTATCTTATAGCCATGCTCAGCGCCTTTTTCTTTCTGCCGCATATAACTTTTGACGGCCCTGTGATAGAGCATCACAAAAGCTCAGGCAGTTTTTATAAAAACAGACAGGTCATTTTGCTCTTTATTGCTATAGCCCTGCTCTTTACGGCCTTTTCGTCCTATATTGTAACCATGCCTTTGTATCTGACGCAGGAGCTTAAAACTGATGAGCATCTGCCAGGTATGATCTTAGGTCTGGCTGCCTTTATTGAAATACCGCTTATGTTTTTAGCAGCACGCATGGTACGACGCCTGGGCCTTAAATTTCTGGTCATAGCAGGCTCATACTGCCTGGTTATCTTCCTTGGTGCCATGTGTCTGTGCAGCTCACTGACACAACTTTTACTCATTCAGATATTCTCTGCTACCTTTATAGCTTTAGTCTCAAATCTTGGCATGATTTTCTTTCAGGAGCTTTTGGTTAAGATTCCAGGTCAGGCCACATCTGTGTATATCAATGCCTGCACCACAGGACAGATTATAGGCGGCGCTCTGATCTCATTATCATCACTTTACAGCTATAAAAGTATTTATCTGACCGGGGCTTTAATCTCACTTGCAGCCTGTGTTCTGCTGCACTTTGTCAAAAAGCAGGAGCATATACACTAA
- a CDS encoding DEAD/DEAH box helicase — translation MSSGADSSVLLEGSDDILDGDDTEIVTFDSLSLSKQVLKAIKDLGFESPTPIQEMAIPVMLMQKDMIGQAQTGTGKTAAFALPILSNIDKKTRGICALVLEPTRELAIQVAESFQSFAKYITDFRVAPIYGGASYENQIRSLRHGAQVVVATPGRLIDLIERGKIDLSYVKYMVIDEADEMLRMGFIDDVDWILSHTPEQRQTALFSATMPEAIKRIAKNHLHEPQEIHIESKTTTATTVRQRYWVVSGVHKIDAMTRMLEVESYDAVIVFVRTKTDAEDVANKLLARGLACAALHGDIPQRQREKIIDRLKNGSLDIIIATDVAARGLDVTRITHVFNYDIPYDAESYVHRIGRTGRAGRNGEAILFVSPRERRALRQIERVTRQKIEPMSMPTIADVNKRRLENFRNQILETIDAGELGMYLEVISDILNDDAIEPEVLAAALAKMAQRDGALLLDDSIPEPKVKTFDDRNERFDRGDRSDRRDRSRLPSAVASPLREFPEMQMVRYRLAVGRRDGAKPGQIVGAIANEADMDSKYIGEISIFDTFTTVDLPEGMPESTRNILYKARVCGRALELREYTAETPRSRSRRDGRDHDRSDYRRDRNYAADDNNEGEYRHEAGDINGNSVDYRPRKSVRRELRRPSFGDFTRSRLDKRPNIKGERRSRSSRRDGF, via the coding sequence ATGTCATCAGGAGCTGACAGCTCAGTGCTGCTTGAGGGTAGCGATGATATATTAGATGGCGATGATACTGAAATTGTCACCTTTGACAGCCTGTCTTTATCCAAGCAGGTACTAAAAGCCATCAAGGATTTAGGCTTTGAGAGCCCAACCCCTATTCAGGAAATGGCCATACCTGTTATGCTCATGCAAAAGGACATGATAGGTCAGGCTCAGACCGGTACCGGCAAGACTGCAGCTTTTGCTCTGCCTATATTATCCAATATAGATAAAAAAACACGTGGCATCTGTGCTTTAGTGCTTGAGCCTACCCGTGAGCTTGCCATTCAGGTTGCAGAATCTTTCCAGAGCTTTGCCAAATACATAACTGATTTTAGAGTAGCACCAATCTATGGCGGTGCCTCCTATGAAAATCAGATAAGATCACTGCGCCATGGCGCTCAGGTTGTAGTTGCCACCCCTGGCCGTCTTATAGATCTGATTGAAAGAGGCAAGATTGATTTATCATATGTCAAATATATGGTAATTGATGAGGCTGATGAAATGCTACGCATGGGCTTTATTGATGATGTGGACTGGATTTTATCCCATACTCCAGAACAGCGTCAGACAGCTTTATTCTCAGCTACCATGCCTGAGGCCATCAAGCGCATAGCCAAAAATCATCTGCATGAGCCGCAGGAGATTCACATTGAGTCTAAAACCACCACAGCAACTACAGTGCGTCAGCGCTACTGGGTGGTATCAGGTGTGCACAAGATTGATGCCATGACCCGTATGCTGGAGGTTGAAAGCTACGATGCTGTCATCGTCTTTGTCAGAACCAAGACCGATGCTGAGGATGTGGCTAACAAGCTTTTAGCCAGAGGTCTGGCCTGTGCCGCTTTGCATGGTGATATTCCACAGCGTCAGCGTGAGAAGATTATTGACAGATTAAAAAATGGCTCTTTAGATATTATTATTGCCACAGACGTAGCAGCCCGCGGTCTTGATGTAACACGTATTACCCACGTGTTCAATTACGATATTCCATATGATGCTGAATCCTATGTTCACCGCATTGGCAGAACAGGTCGAGCAGGACGCAACGGTGAGGCTATTTTATTTGTCTCCCCTCGTGAAAGACGTGCTCTGCGTCAGATTGAAAGAGTGACACGTCAGAAAATCGAGCCTATGTCCATGCCTACTATTGCCGATGTTAACAAGAGACGTCTTGAGAACTTCCGCAATCAGATTTTAGAGACTATTGATGCAGGTGAGCTTGGCATGTATCTTGAGGTTATCTCAGATATTCTCAATGATGATGCCATTGAGCCTGAGGTTTTAGCTGCAGCTCTTGCCAAGATGGCACAAAGAGATGGTGCTCTGCTTTTAGATGATTCAATACCAGAGCCAAAGGTCAAAACCTTTGATGACAGAAATGAGCGCTTTGATCGTGGTGACAGATCTGACAGACGTGACAGATCACGCCTGCCATCAGCTGTAGCATCACCTCTGCGTGAATTCCCTGAGATGCAGATGGTGCGCTACAGACTGGCCGTGGGCCGTCGTGACGGCGCAAAACCTGGACAGATTGTAGGTGCCATTGCCAATGAGGCAGATATGGACAGCAAGTATATAGGTGAGATATCAATTTTTGATACCTTTACCACTGTAGATCTGCCAGAGGGTATGCCAGAGAGTACACGCAATATTCTCTATAAGGCCAGAGTCTGCGGCCGAGCTTTAGAGCTTAGAGAATATACTGCAGAGACTCCTCGTTCACGCTCACGCCGTGATGGCAGAGATCATGACAGATCTGATTACAGACGTGACAGAAATTATGCTGCAGATGATAACAATGAGGGCGAATATCGTCATGAGGCCGGTGATATCAACGGCAACAGCGTAGATTACAGACCACGCAAGAGTGTACGCCGTGAACTGCGCCGTCCATCATTTGGCGATTTTACCCGCTCCCGTCTAGATAAAAGACCTAATATCAAGGGTGAAAGACGCTCAAGATCATCACGCCGCGACGGCTTTTAA
- the fliJ gene encoding flagellar export protein FliJ — MAGNDKALHLVLDLRKKQENTALEHYIAAKNKVASYKDQIAQIDGYKQSYIDDMQRAGMNGFSAQRLLTFQDFLNKLDAIKARQEYELQLCIADMDKKNKLYLQAQKNRKIIESLLEKHKQQRIKAELIKEQKLLDEFVVAHAARRSSHQS; from the coding sequence ATGGCAGGTAATGACAAAGCCCTGCATTTAGTGCTCGATCTGCGAAAAAAGCAGGAAAACACTGCCCTTGAGCACTATATTGCCGCCAAAAACAAGGTGGCAAGTTATAAAGATCAGATAGCTCAGATTGACGGCTATAAGCAAAGCTATATAGATGATATGCAAAGAGCCGGTATGAACGGCTTTAGCGCTCAGCGTCTTTTAACTTTTCAGGACTTTTTAAACAAGCTTGATGCCATTAAGGCCCGTCAGGAGTATGAGTTGCAGCTGTGCATAGCTGATATGGATAAAAAGAACAAGCTGTATCTACAGGCTCAGAAAAACAGAAAAATCATTGAAAGTCTTCTTGAAAAACACAAACAGCAGCGTATTAAGGCTGAGCTTATCAAAGAGCAGAAGCTTTTAGATGAATTTGTTGTAGCCCACGCCGCCCGTCGCAGTTCACATCAGTCATAG